The nucleotide window CCCCACCTCTGGCATGGAGGGCACCTCGAACATGGCCTGGCCCAGGACCTCCTCGACGATCGAGGTCAGCCCCCGAGCCCCGGTCTGGCGCTCCAGCGCCAGGGAGGCGACGGCCTCGATGGCCTCCTCGGTCAGCTCCAACTCGACGCCGTCGAGGCTGAAGAGGTACTGGTACTGGGAGACCAGGGCGTTCTTGGGCTCGGTCATCACCCGCACGAGCTCGGGGACGCCCAGGTTCTGCACCGTGGCGATGACCGGCAGACGGCCGATGAACTCCGGGATGAGGCCGAACTTGTGGAGGTCCTCGGGCCGGACCGGGGAGGAGAAGACATCCTCGTCCCGCGAGGCCGACAGGTCCGCGCCGAAGCCCACGAACTGGGAGCCGGACTCCTTGCGCTGGCGCTGGCGCACGATGTCCTCGATACCCGCGAAGGCGCCGGCGGCGATGAACAGGACGTTGGTGGTGTCGATCTCCAGGAACTCCTGGTGGGGGTGCTTGCGCCCACCGCCGGGCGGCACGGAGGCGGTGGTGCCCTCGATGATCTTCAGCAGGGCCTGCTGGACGCCCTCACCGGAGACATCCCGGGTGATCGACGGGTTCTCCGCCTTGCGGCCGATCTTGTCGATCTCGTCGATGTAGATGATGCCCTTCTCCGCCCGCTTGACGTCCCCGTCGGCGGCCTGGATGAGCTTGAGCAGGATGTTCTCCACGTCCTCGCCCACATACCCGGCCTCGGTCAGGGCGGTGGCGTCGACGATGGCGAAGGGGACGTCCAGGAGGCGGGCCAGGGTGCGGGCCAGGTGGGTCTTCCCGGTTCCGGTGGGTCCCAGCAGGAGGATGTTGGACTTGCCCAGCTCCAGGCCATCGCCCTCGGCCACCGAGCGCTCGCGCACCTGGACCCGCTTGTAGTGGTTGTAGACGGCCACGCTCATGGCGCGCTTGGCGGCCTCCTGGCCGATGACGTACTGGTTGAGGAAGTCGAAGATCTCCTGGGGCTTGGGCAGCTCCAGGGGGACGCCCGCACCGGAGTCGCTGAGCTCCTCATCGACGATCTCATTGCACAGCTCGATGCACTCATCGCAGATATAGACCCCCGGACCGGCGATGAGCTTCTTGACCTGCTTCTGGCTCTTGCCGCAGAAGGAGCACTTGAGCAGATCGACGCTCTCAGCGTTGCGTGCCACGGTTCATCTCCTCCGGATCGGGGTAACCTCCAGGACCCTGGGGCCCGGGCCTCAGCCTACGGGTGCCATGGGAGGGCGCGCCCTGGGCGTCTCGGCGTGTCCGTCCGCAATATGCCATGTTCCTCACCTCGGTACCACCCCAATGGGGGGAATGGGCAAGTCGTCCTTGCTCCTCCCCGGCACCGACTCCGTTCCACGACCTCGCCACCTTGCTGGGGCCGATCCACCGCCGTCGGCCGGCCACGCAGAGCGGCGCCCGGCTCGGTGGGGCGCGCCGCGGGGGCGGGCACCGTGGAGCCGGGCGCCGGTGACGTCGTCGAGCACGTGAGTGCCCGACTCCGGAGCACTCAGCAGTGCTCAGCAGCACTCAGGAGGAGTGCGGGGAGGCCGGGGCCTTGCGGGAGGTGAGCACCTGATCCACGATGCCGTAGTCCAGGGCCGCCTGGGCGCTGAGGAACTTGTCGCGCTCCAGGTCCTTGTGGATGAGCTCGCGGTCCCGCCCGGTGTGGAAGGCCAGGGTGTCCTCCAGCCAGGCGCGCATGCGGTCGATCTCGTCGGCGATGATCTCGATGTCGCTGGCCTGGCCGTGTACGCTGTCCTGGGCCGGCTGGTGGATGAGGACGCGGGCGTTGGGCAGGGCCAGGCGCTTGCCCGGACTGCCGGCGGCCAGCAGCACCGCGGCGGCGGAGGCCGCCTGGCCCAGGCACACCGTCTGCACCTGGGGCTTGATGTACTGCATGGTGTCGTAGATGGCGGTCAGCGCGGTGACGGAGCCGCCGGGACTGTTGATGTACATGGTGATGAGCCCGTCGGGGTCCTGGGACTCCAGGACGAGCAACTGGGCCATGATGTCGTCGGCGCTGGCGTCGTCGACCTGCACTCCCATGAAGACGATGCGGTCCTCGAAGAGCTTGGCGTAGGGGTCCTGGCGCTTGAAGCCGTAGGCGGTGCGCTCCTCGAACTGGGGCAGCACGTAGCGGGAGGAGGGCAGGGGGCCGGCCTGGCCGCTGTGCGCGGCGCGCTCGGCCTGGCGGGCGATGGCCTCGAAGTAGGGGCGAGTGGTCATGGGTCAGTTCCCCCCGTTCTGCTGGCCGATCTCCCGGCTGGAGCGCACGATGTGGTCGACGAAGCCGTACTCCAGTGCCTCCTGGGCGGAGAACCAGTGATCGCGGTCGGAGTCGGCGATGATCTGCTCCACCGTGTGGCCGGTGTTGGCCGCGGTGATCTCGGCCAGCTCCTGCTTCATCTTGATGATGAGGTCGGCGTTGATGCGGATGTCGGTGGCCGAGCCGCCGGCCCCGCCGGAGGGCTGGTGCATGAGCACCCGGGCGTGGGGGGTGAGGTAGCGCTTGCCCTTGGCGCCCGCGGAGAGCAGGAACTGCCCCATGGAGGCGGCCAGGCCGGTGGCGACCGTGACGACGTCGGGCTGGACGTACTGCATGGTGTCGTAGATGGCCATGCCGGCGGTCACCGAGCCGCCGGGGCTGTTGATGTAGAGGTAGATGTCCCGCTCAGGGTCCTCCGCGGCCAGCAGCAGCATCTGGGCGCAGATGGCGTTGGCGTTGGCGTCGCGCACCTCGGAGCCGAGCCAGACGATGCGCTCCTTGAGCAGGCGGTTGTAGATGGAGTCGGTCAGGCCCAGGCCCGCACCGTTGCCGTCAGCCGCTCGGGGTGCGGCAGGCGTGTAGAGCTCGCTCACGTCAGTCCTTCCATAATCGATGTCGCCAACGCTAACCCTCCGGCAGGGGCCTTCATGCCCGCGCTGACGGCCTTTTCGCCCACGGCGCAGGTGCTCATCGAACCGGTATCCGCCGGCCCTGAGGGCCCTGGCGATCCTGCCCGCCCTGCCATCCCGCCGGCTCACACGCTCCCCGCTGGCCCACACGCATCACGCTGGCCCAGAACGCCCGATCTGGCCGGGCGAAATGGGAGTGACCCAGCAGAATGCGACTGACCCGTCAGTGCCCGGGCAGCAGCCCGACGGAGGCCAGGATCCTCAGGAGCGGCTCGGTCTCGAAGGCGTCCCTCCATATCCAGCGCACCACCCTCATCCCGGTGGCGCGCTCCAGGCGGTTCTCCCGGAGCCGCTCCGCCTGGGCCGTCTGCCACGGGTCTGCGACGGCGAGCTGGCGGGAGTACTTCACCGCCCCGTCGAACTCGCCGATGACCCCGTGCTCGGGCCACACGAAGTCCACCCGACCCAGGAGTGATCCGTCCTGCGCGCGATAGGTCTCCTGCAGCCGCGGCAGGGGGAGGCGGTGCTCGATCATCACCGCCCGGCTCAGCGACTCGCCGACCGACTCCGAGGCGGGGTCGGCGTAGCGCAGGCACAGCGCCGCCCGGGCATTGCCGTGCCGCCTGGAGCCGGAGGCGATGACCCCGGTGAGCTCCTCGACGGTGGCCATGCCCTCGCGCAGAACGTGGTCGGCGGTGACCAGGCCGGAGCGGAAGGGCCGGCGGCGCATGAGCTCGGCGGCGGTGTGCACGGCGTCAACCACCACCAGTCCGTCCACCACCTCCACCGGGGTTGCCTCCGGGGCGGGCAGGAGGCGGGAGACGGCATTGACCTCTCCCCCACTGGCGCCCGGTGAGGCGTACTGCAGGCGATCGGGCAGGGGGCCGATCATGGGCAGTCCGTGGATGATGGCCGCGGACTCCCGGGCGAGCGCCGCCCCGGAGCCCCGTGACCGTCCGCAGGCTCGGCTGGCGCAGATGCGGGCCAGGTGCTGGAGCTCGGGGCGCAGACCCTTCCACTGGTCCCTGCGCGCATAGACGCCTCGGCGCAGGCGGATGAGGTCGGCCTGGGACCCGCGGCTGCGCCGGCTCAGGGAGTCGGCCGGCGCTCCTCGCATGACGGCGTCCTGGCGGGTGATGAGATCGAGGGGGCTGGCGATCCTGCGGTTCATGGCTCCCACGGTGCACCCGGTCATGGGTCGGCTGCAGGCGACCCATCCATCCCTGTGGATCGGCCCCGTCAAAACCTCGATTGTGGAGATCGGCATCCCGCGTGATCATGCGATTCCCGCTGGCTCACACGCTCACCGCCGGCTCAGAACGCCCGATCTGACCGGGCGGGATGCGGCTGAGCCAGCGAAACGCGGCACATAGGGCGGAGCCGGCTACGGCCCTCTAGAGTGGGGGCGTCATCGTGCACCACCGCGAGCAAGGAGCCCCATGCCCACCACCGGCGTCAGCGAGTCCCTCTTCAGCCTGGGCCTGAGCCAGGCCCTGCCCATCAGCCAGGACGCCACCACCTCGCGCGTCGTGGTCAACAACGATGTCCTGCGCACGGTCATGTTCACCTTCGACGCCGGTCAGGAGCTGACCGAGCACGCCTCCCCCAGGGCCGTGGTCGTCACCATCCTGGAGGGCGAGATGGACTTCTCCGTCGGTGGCCGCACCGAGCGCATGAGCGCCGGCGACGTCCTCTACCTGGCGCCCGACGACCGCCACGCCCTGACGGCGGTGACCGCCTGCCGCATGCAGCTGGTCATGGTGGCGGTCGGGGATCGGAGCCACGAGGGCTGAGGGATCACGCCGGCCGGGGACGCGCGGGAGGGCGCCGGCCCGCGCGTCCCCTCGCGCCCGCAGCGCGCGGCCCGCCCATCGGCGCACTCCTATCGGCGCCCCGAGCCCCGCTGCGCGGAGCCTCCGCGCCCGCCCGGGCGCGCCTAGACCATGAGGTGGGCGGTGTCGCCCAGGGCGCGCAGGACCCGGTCCTGCTCCCCGTCCTCCTCCAGCACGGTGATGCTGCCGTGCTGGGCGTGGAAGAGCATCTGGCAGCACGCCTCGATCGGGATCCTCAGCCAGGCCGCCACCACCGCGCTGAAGGCGCCCCCATGGGTGACGACGATCCGCTGGTCGACAGGGTCAGACTCGATCGTCGCCATGGCCCGGTAGGCCTGCTCCACCCACTCGCGCCGGGAGGCCACGACCTCGGCAGGCGGACCCTCCTGGCGACACGCCCGATCACCGTGATGAGCCCGGCCCAGGCCGTCCTGCCCGAGCTCCAGGGGAAGGCTTTCCGGCCGCGTCGCAGGGCCCACCGCCTCGACAGCATCTGACTCCAGAGCACCAGCGCCGCCCTGCGCCGCGATCCGCGGGGGCAGGGGCCCCATGGCGCGCAGGTCGCTGAGATAGGTGGGGCAGGCGCCGAAAGCCTCGGCGATGAGGCCCATCGTCTGAGAGTCGCGGGAGCGGTCCGAGGTGTAGAGGGCAGGGGTGACATCGAAGGGGATGAGCATCTGCAAGCGGTCGGCGACGAGCTGGGCGTCGCGGACCGCCTGGGGCGACAGGGAGGAGTCCTCGTCCTCCACCGGGGCGCCGAGGGTCTGGACCTGCTGCACGTCCTGGGGAGGTGTCACAACAAACACACGTGCCATAGAGGCATTCTTCCAAGGAGCGCGAGTACCGTCCTGGGCTGTCCGTCAGCGCCGCCAGCGCCGTCGAGTGGCTCCTATCCCCGTCATGCCGCCGATGACCGCCGCCTCAGGGCCTTGCCATCCCGGTGAAGGTGGACAATGCCATAGTCGGCGTCCGCCCCGGGTGAAGCCCTAAGTCCCAGATTCGGGCCCACCCGTCTCGGGTGCTAGGACCGCCCCAACCGCATTCCGGGAGGGTTGGGCCACCGGACGCCGTCGGGCCCCCGCACCGGAGGCGGTGCAGGGGCCCGACGGGATCGAGCGGCGGGACTCAGCCGGCGGAGGCCGCGCTGGCGGCACTGGCCGAGGAGGCGGAGGATGCCGAGGATCCCGAGCCGGCGGCCTCGACGTCGGTGGGCGAGGCGACCTCGGAGACGACCTCGGCGGCGTCGGCCTCATCGGAGCCGATGAAGGCGCTCAGGTCGACCTCCTTGCCCTCGGAGTCCTTGACGCTGACCCGGCGCAGGGCGATGGCCAGGGACTTGTTGCGGGCGATCTCGGAGACGAAGGCGGGAATCTGGCCGGCCTGCTGGGCGCCCTGGATGAACTGGGCGGGCTCGATGCCGTACTGCTGGGAGGTCTGGAACAGGAAGTCCCACAGCTCCTCCTGGCTCACGCCCACCTCGGTCTGCTCGGCCAGGACGTCGAGGATGATCTGCTCGCGCACACCATTGGCGACATCCTCA belongs to Actinomyces capricornis and includes:
- a CDS encoding histidine phosphatase family protein yields the protein MARVFVVTPPQDVQQVQTLGAPVEDEDSSLSPQAVRDAQLVADRLQMLIPFDVTPALYTSDRSRDSQTMGLIAEAFGACPTYLSDLRAMGPLPPRIAAQGGAGALESDAVEAVGPATRPESLPLELGQDGLGRAHHGDRACRQEGPPAEVVASRREWVEQAYRAMATIESDPVDQRIVVTHGGAFSAVVAAWLRIPIEACCQMLFHAQHGSITVLEEDGEQDRVLRALGDTAHLMV
- a CDS encoding ATP-dependent Clp protease proteolytic subunit, which translates into the protein MSELYTPAAPRAADGNGAGLGLTDSIYNRLLKERIVWLGSEVRDANANAICAQMLLLAAEDPERDIYLYINSPGGSVTAGMAIYDTMQYVQPDVVTVATGLAASMGQFLLSAGAKGKRYLTPHARVLMHQPSGGAGGSATDIRINADLIIKMKQELAEITAANTGHTVEQIIADSDRDHWFSAQEALEYGFVDHIVRSSREIGQQNGGN
- a CDS encoding cupin domain-containing protein; translated protein: MPTTGVSESLFSLGLSQALPISQDATTSRVVVNNDVLRTVMFTFDAGQELTEHASPRAVVVTILEGEMDFSVGGRTERMSAGDVLYLAPDDRHALTAVTACRMQLVMVAVGDRSHEG
- a CDS encoding ATP-dependent Clp protease proteolytic subunit; translation: MTTRPYFEAIARQAERAAHSGQAGPLPSSRYVLPQFEERTAYGFKRQDPYAKLFEDRIVFMGVQVDDASADDIMAQLLVLESQDPDGLITMYINSPGGSVTALTAIYDTMQYIKPQVQTVCLGQAASAAAVLLAAGSPGKRLALPNARVLIHQPAQDSVHGQASDIEIIADEIDRMRAWLEDTLAFHTGRDRELIHKDLERDKFLSAQAALDYGIVDQVLTSRKAPASPHSS
- the clpX gene encoding ATP-dependent Clp protease ATP-binding subunit ClpX gives rise to the protein MARNAESVDLLKCSFCGKSQKQVKKLIAGPGVYICDECIELCNEIVDEELSDSGAGVPLELPKPQEIFDFLNQYVIGQEAAKRAMSVAVYNHYKRVQVRERSVAEGDGLELGKSNILLLGPTGTGKTHLARTLARLLDVPFAIVDATALTEAGYVGEDVENILLKLIQAADGDVKRAEKGIIYIDEIDKIGRKAENPSITRDVSGEGVQQALLKIIEGTTASVPPGGGRKHPHQEFLEIDTTNVLFIAAGAFAGIEDIVRQRQRKESGSQFVGFGADLSASRDEDVFSSPVRPEDLHKFGLIPEFIGRLPVIATVQNLGVPELVRVMTEPKNALVSQYQYLFSLDGVELELTEEAIEAVASLALERQTGARGLTSIVEEVLGQAMFEVPSMPEVGRVVVDADAVRGQGRPRYEAGSGTLRAASKAGERTRTA